The Porites lutea chromosome 7, jaPorLute2.1, whole genome shotgun sequence genome includes the window TGTAAGAGTTCGCCTTTACAAGCCGACGTCCGATCTCACCTCTCTGGTTCCTCCGCAATCCAGCCATTGGCTGCAAGTAAGGAAAGATGGCACAGCTCGTCAGTTACTCTAAGGTTACTAAAAGTAACAACCTTAGGACTGAGACTTCTAAATCTGTTGCTAtaatacattattttattactaTAGCACATTCTATGACTTAAAAATGGCGTCATAATGACACCAAGAAATCAGTTTTTATCACCATTatcagtttttgctttttttggtcATACACTAACTTAATATAAAAATCATTTATCCTCTTTAGATAAATATGACGAGCTGCTTACTGGTATGTCAGTTAGTGTTGTTGTTGAGCCTGGGAATGGCGTCCTCTGACGTACCTGAACATACAAGCTCAATCGAAGGCATGGAAACAGCTGAAACTGAAGTTGGAATGCAGGATGAGATCTCTGCTCTAGGTGATATAAGCGATGGCCACCTGACTGAAGACGAAGATGACGAGTTCGATGAAAACGACGGTGAAAAGTTGGCCGAGGACCCACTGGCAGCAACATATATTGCACCCTCTAGGAAACGCAGAATACAATTGGAGGCTAGGCGTATTTTCTATACTTTTTGCAAGCGGATATATTTTAGATCATTTAGCCGAAAGAGGGAACGACAAACAGCTTTGAGGAAGTATTACCAGGCATTTGTGCATGGAGGAAAGAGCTTTATCAGTGACGCTGACTTACTAATAGCAAAAAAGAGTGAAAAATGCAGCGCGTGCCTCTTAAATGAACTCTGCAAACGAAGGCATATTCATTGGTTATTGAACATCAACGGCAGACTCCCTGTGTAAGTAATCCATggtattatacattgtactcactgtCTATCTTCTCATTGGCAAAGAGCCTGCAGTTAATTTTGGCACAACCTACACTGTGATTATAGTTAGtttctgctagcagataactgaggAATCTGTAAGTTGCGtgcacaatgcatgatttccaagagcaaagTTAAATTGTGTTCCATGCGACGATGCGTTTtcgttatttatttcaaaacaatgtagctataataaaacaagaaatagaTTCTGTTTTTGTGATACccgaaataatcaaggtctctgTAAGTGTTGTAACAGCCTCGGCCATCACCTCGGTTGAAGTGGCTAGTGCATATGTCGGTGCAAGTTTTTGTTTGGGACAGTTATTATAAATTACTCTTACTTTTGCCTACTTTCGAACACGAACCAGACAGATAGATTACTTCATCGGCAGGGCGCGCTTACGGGATTTTCGCACGAGTTGGTgatgtatcagaaatcgaatGAGCTAGCGCAGCGAATACTTCACGTTTTTCAAGTGACGATTGAAGCTCGCTATAAACCCTCTGAGGCTTGACGGTTCATAATCGCCCCCATCTTTTCTTTTCACAGTAACTTATATAACCCACTCAGAATTAAGGTCTTGTGGTTTTATctcttctatttttctgttttctagCTTGGATTTCAGAAACTCGGAGAACAAGCCAGCATCTCGTCTAGGTTTCGACaacgttttttttgttgtttttctgttccTCGATAAGCTGGTTAACGGATTTCTGCAAAGCTGGAAAGCGAAGGCTTTCTCCTTCAGCCATTAATTAGCTTCTTCTGGCAATTTTCATGAGATATTATCCAAACCAAAAATCTAAacgttttaactttttaacaaAGCTGCCAGAATAAAATCTTTAATGAAAACACAAAGCTACCGAAAACACGGTTGCTTTTGGTGggtgcgctgtgattggtcgaaaCGTTCTACTCACACAGTGAAAAAACCGTTTCGCTTTTCTGATGGGTTGAATAAAGGCGCGAACCATGTTTTCACCCAGGTTTGACTCAAACAGAATCACTCGGTAtgtatgaaataaaattaaattccaGAGGCCTGGCTTATTAACCATGAATAACCCCAACACAAGATGCTAGAAATCTTTGCAGGCTATTCGAGCCACGTCAcaatgtgtcttttttttttttaaataacttaaaaacTATAGATGGATTacatctatttttaaactcacGATCTTTGCCCCTATCTAATTTGTCTGCCTATCAGGAATGCAAGAAGGAGGATCTGCAGAAGAAAAATCGTCCGAGCAGCGATTAATCTTTATTACCCCTTTAGTGCAATCAAGATAAAGTGCGATCCAAATGCAGAATTTCGAACCATCGATGGGACGTGCAACAATTTACGTAATCCTTTCTTCGGGGCAGCCAATACAACGTTCAACCGAATTTTACCTGCTGATTATGGAGATGGCATCTCAGCTCTTCGCCGAGCGGTAAATGGGAAAGAGCTTCCAAACGCCCGTGACGTAAGTCGATTTGTCCATGGAAGTAACGCAGACCGAACAAATCCGAACTCTACCATACTGACTCATCTGGCTATGAACTTTGCACAGTTTATGGATCACGATATTACGTTGGGGGAGGCACAAGGAATTGACTGCGAGCCTCCCACCAAAAATCCAGAGTGTGTCAACATACGAATTCCCAAAGGCGATGCAATATTTCGGGACCGGGAAGTGGATTTTATAGAATTGGAGAGAGATGCTCCTAGCAAGCCAGCCTCCTTCTGCAAACTGGCCCCTCGAGAGCATACAAACACTCTGACAGCCTACATTGACGCTTCTAACGTTTATGGATCAAGTGAGGAGGTTGCTGACTCGCTTCGCGCCCCAAATGGCTTACTAAAAGTTATGGAGAATCCAGATGGTGCAAAGCTTATGGATTTACTACCTGCCCGCAATGAAACCACGGAGACTTTTTGTCCATCACTAGATCCAAACAGACCGTGTTTTGTGGCAGGAGACAGTAGGAGTAATGAGAACCAAGGTGAGAACAATTGCTTTAATGTTTAATGACCCTAGTAGTAAATGGACTATTCAAATCCTACTTTCAAAACAGAAGGTGCAAATACCTCTTATCAGTCGAGTTCACGGTCGGTAATGTTAATTACTTACCGatgtttttttccatcgattcaTAAATCATTGCCATAAATCGATCGAAAAAAACGTGGATCCGTAATTTTACAATACAGACCgcgaaaacgaggctaataagatgtttatgaTATGGCCTTCTGTTTGAGGGACCGGAATCAAGTACAGAACACGCGATTTGAGAGTTTTGACAAGGTTTTAGTGGCTCACCAAAACAAGAGCACATAACAAAGGTTTCCTGGAAAGTGAAATCAAATGCACCatgttgaaaaaattaaatcggtcaaaactaagagcaacGTAAGTTTTAGCTGGTCACTTTAATGCTGGAGCATTTTGGAAATTTGACATTGTGCCTGTCTTCTGtcgcttccatctttctttcgttggtttttgtaaaaaaaaaacactacaaaTGGTAAAGAAGCTTGTGAAAGTAAGTTTCTTATCACTGTCGATGGATTCGCTCGTTTCTCTTTGGCAAAAAGTCTCGAATACCTGCCAGTCCATTCTCGTCTTCTTAATTGTGATCTACTATGAAATTTCCAAACACTGAGTAGAATCCTCCTCCTTGGTAGGGTTACGAGTCAGTTTCTtcatcagcttcgttctcattaaaacacAGCTACAacaggttaaaatttggaaggACGAAATCAGCATCCCAGCcctcagggtttacagacatattGTAACTTTCTCAACTCATCCTTTTGTCGAGATAAAAAGATTTAGACTTGCAAATTAAAATGACCATTTAGTTTTAGAATTTTGTTCCTTACAGTAATTTATAGACTGCAAATTGACCAATAGCAGGGCGAGAACAGACTTAGCCATATAATAATGTCAATTGTTTCGTAACTTTCAGGTCTCAGTTCAGTCCATACCATATTCTTGCGCGAACACAACCGCATCGCCACGTTTTTCCGTAAAAGGACAAAATGGGAACCCGAAAGGATTTATCAGGAAACCAGGAGAATCGTGGGAGCACAATTGCAAGTGATTACATACAGGGAACTCCTGCCATTAGTTTTGAGTAAGAAAACGGTAGGTTTTTTTACATGCCAAATTGCAGATAATTTGACCTGACCCTAGTGTGAACGACGGCTGTGCTAATCAGGTTATGTTAACCCGAtcccgacaaaaaaaaaaacaacttgagAATTACCCTGATCCTTCTCGAGCTGAATATTAAAGCGTTTAAACTGGCAAAACTTGAGTACAGTTAAGTATCCTAGCGGAGTAAATCAGAAAGAGTCACGTACTAAACCTACGAGTTAAGGTGCAGGGTATAGAGGCTAGGCCACAATATTAAATAACAATTCATTCGCACAGGAAGTGGTTTTGTGCTCTCGTTAGTTTTGTCATTCCAATGTTGATTTTGGCTCGTAGGTTCCTTTGTCTTCGGTGTACAGTATTGTGTAAAATATTTCCCTTTTTTGGGAAGCAATCATTATAACATTATAACTACATTGTGTAGTAATAGTTGACATTACacctgcccccgctctgtatattgtcggtcaatagtattcttgctcgttgtgtagctctttgaaatataccgattcataatgaagattttcacacatattccgtACAaacaggtgagataaatacagctggaaacgcaaggttccatgcacaatttcagttcgatttacacaactttgatcaaaacattctcagtttcgagaatagtttattctaaaccataagaaaagatttaattagaagttgaatttgtcgctatttctctttcactttttacattcagttcattttatttgccggaaagtaagccttagatcAATttacgctcgcgcattctagtcttattttaaactttatagcggcaggatatctgtgagcagggaataagtcagcacagaatttgattgtcggcgaatttctgtaatcgtccatcgttctgctagtgaaaagctagccgttgttcactcgtcttgcttgtttggggctgagcctttttccggtcaaagagagagaaagagtgtctcgGGCAAgctttccaatcaaagatttgtgaactcgtgtctggcaaactctttaagtgtttatatacatgtatacacagttatacgtaCCTTATAACTTCAGCTGtgcttaacgagtgtcgtttggtccataactttcaaaacaacttgaATGTCACtaataacacgtaacgcaaaagagtatcgaagtatgactgacTGCACGATAAATGTCGCAAAATCTACCTattaagcggtcccttcgggattttctgtctttacgtcatcctaaccatttcgtacttgcgggcgcaaacaatagaaacgtcatcattacctaccgattcctcgcggtccctgttcaagcaaatcgagatattttctggcatactgactgtatatttcaactgtaagtactttccttactATACGCgcgagtgcctcctcgggatttcgccttctgggcgaaatccctgagAAGACGAAATCCCTGTGGGGGCAATCATTATAATGCTTCTCTTACGTGCACTACTTGAAAAGTGTGACATGTTGCTCTGATTACAACTAAATCAAGTttaaaatacagtggaagctcttgtaagcggacaccctcgggacgcAAAAAAGGTGTCCATAACTGGAGCTGATCCGCTTACGGGAATGCAAAAATccagagtttgtatgggagttgaGAAGAACGGGGTTTTGTAAAGGCGGCTGTTAGTAGAGCTTTtcgcttacgagagtgtccCTAACGAGTGCTTCCACtgtattcattgttttgttttttttcaacgttacacaGATCGCAAAGTTTGGACTCGGACTACTAAAGGGAACGAAGTTTTTCAATGGTTACGACAAAAGAGTTAATGCTCAAATGAATGCTGGCTTTTCCGTGGCTGCCTACCGATTTGGCCATTCCCTGATTCAGGAAATTTTTAGACGATTCAATCAACCTAGTTTCCAACACAAAGAAAACTCAGAATTCCGGCCTATTCCCGTATTGGACTTTGAAAATCCACAATACTTGTACGAGATATGTCAGGGAGGTGTAGATGCCATTTTGAGGGGATTAATCAAGGATCCAGCGGCAAAGCTTGACGGGTAAGTAAATACCGTATTTCTTCGTGCTTCTTCGAATAGGCGTCCACGCTCTAATAAGCGCCCAttttcgaataagcgcccaccccctagACAAATAATATCAAACAAGCGCTCCTCCCCCctcactttcttttaaaaagagtAGGGATGTTAGGGGAATGCGAAGATCTGCGCATCATTTACGAGGATGATCTACGGGATGATGAGATGATAATACTTCATTAAGATGCATTCTGGTATATTGTGTGTTCATTGTTTTATGGGACTACTGTACGCTTGATTGCAGCTACTGGTTTGCAAATAAAGACTATTAATATAAACTTAAGGTTACTATTTAAGATTTAGCCGAAACAAAGTTAACGTGACTTCGTTGAAAGGGAAACTTAACTAAGCGCCACTCAAACCCTCCAATAAGCGCCCTTTCTTTTAGCCGAAACTTTAAATAAGCGCCCGAACCCTCATTCACGGAAATACggtaaaaacgttcttaaatgCCAAATGTGGGCTGTTTGGCGACAAGGAAGGTTGAAAATATGCAACTGGAAAGAGGCAGAGAATGCCTATATCCCTTTCATTAAATATAAAGaggattatttttttcaagaccAAACCTTTTTCTATTTGCCTTGCTCCcgtggaaaattaaaaaacctgtTCTTACGGTTGGCAGATAGAGCTGAATGAGTGAGCGCCGACTTCGTTGCACCCTTCGATACCTTGCTGGTTTCCCGCAAATCTGGAGTAAACCGTCGACGTCTCTGCCGATCTCTGTTAAAGGTCCTAAGCTCATGGAGttcaataagaaaaaaagtactTGCGGTTTAGGTCGCAGAAAatgattattgtttttaaaatttatcgattttgttatttacaatAGGAGATTTTCCAGCTCTGTACAAGAAAATCTAAGGCGAGGTGAAGGCGATATTGCTGACTTAATCAGCATCAACATCCAAAGAAGTCGTGAACGTGGAGTTTCGGGATACACTAAGTATCGAAACCTTCCGTTGTGCGGACTGCGAAAGGTGAGATCATTCGATGACTTGGTACGAAACGCTGGCTTCGACCCGAGCGACGTGGCTAATTTGAAAAGAATTTACAGGAACGTTCATGATATTGACTTTTTTACTGGTGGTGAGTTAGTAATATCATTTCATAtacttttcacttttaattacacattttgtgcaaaattcaaaaaaaagcATTCTGACTACTTTCCACTAGTGGTAAGAGGTTAAAAAGTGGAATTTTTATCCTTTCCACTGATGAAGTAAGTGCCGTCAGCGGTTTTTGGGTCGCTTTCCATTGTTTTGCACCTCTAAAGCCTTGATTGAGCTTGAATTTTTCGCAATGATGCAAAGAAAAGATGTCGTGATGAATGTTGCGCCATTCTGCTCCGACATTTTGCCAACCTGGCCACTTGCAAACTTCTTTCAATCATAACTCATTCACAGTGGGTTGGGTTCGGGTTCTAAAGGTTTTTTTCCGCTCGTTGGTAAACGTTCCACCACTCAATTACCATTCGGTCATTCTTGGAGATCCTGTCTCTGAGATATCGATAAGACCGTCTATTTCAGAGAACTATCCTGGCTCTTTTCATTTAGAAGACAAGCAAATGCTGCATCGACCATCGGGTTCTGAACATAGAAAAAGACACTGAAGGACAAGTTTAAGACCACTATGTTATCTCTTTTTTACGTACATTGATGATGCAAGCTTTACTTTTAATTGCTCCCCTTCTCAGGAATGCTTGAACCGAGACCTAGTGATGGAGGAGTTCTGGGACCTACTTTTCAATGCATTGTGGCGGAGCAGTTCCGCCGCCTCAGAGTTGGAGATCGTTTCTGGCACGAAAATGCCCCAAACCCAAGCTTGAACACGGATCGAACGGCGTTCAGTGCTGCCATGCTACGGGAAATCAGGAAAACAACATTTGCTAAAATTATCTGCGACAATTCAGACAACATCCCATTTATAAGCAAGCAGGTTCTAGAGCAGAGTAAGAACAGGGTTGCATGCAGTTATCTACCAACAGTCAGTCTTAAGCCATGGGTATCACACTATTAAAAATGCAAAGCTACACTGGGTAAGCTGCTTTAATCTAAATAAGATTTACGGCGATAGTTTTTGGCGTAGAGTAGAAGGCTACA containing:
- the LOC140942615 gene encoding salivary peroxidase/catechol oxidase-like, producing the protein MTSCLLVCQLVLLLSLGMASSDVPEHTSSIEGMETAETEVGMQDEISALGDISDGHLTEDEDDEFDENDGEKLAEDPLAATYIAPSRKRRIQLEARRIFYTFCKRIYFRSFSRKRERQTALRKYYQAFVHGGKSFISDADLLIAKKSEKCSACLLNELCKRRHIHWLLNINGRLPVNARRRICRRKIVRAAINLYYPFSAIKIKCDPNAEFRTIDGTCNNLRNPFFGAANTTFNRILPADYGDGISALRRAVNGKELPNARDVSRFVHGSNADRTNPNSTILTHLAMNFAQFMDHDITLGEAQGIDCEPPTKNPECVNIRIPKGDAIFRDREVDFIELERDAPSKPASFCKLAPREHTNTLTAYIDASNVYGSSEEVADSLRAPNGLLKVMENPDGAKLMDLLPARNETTETFCPSLDPNRPCFVAGDSRSNENQGLSSVHTIFLREHNRIATFFRKRTKWEPERIYQETRRIVGAQLQVITYRELLPLVLSKKTIAKFGLGLLKGTKFFNGYDKRVNAQMNAGFSVAAYRFGHSLIQEIFRRFNQPSFQHKENSEFRPIPVLDFENPQYLYEICQGGVDAILRGLIKDPAAKLDGRFSSSVQENLRRGEGDIADLISINIQRSRERGVSGYTKYRNLPLCGLRKVRSFDDLVRNAGFDPSDVANLKRIYRNVHDIDFFTGGMLEPRPSDGGVLGPTFQCIVAEQFRRLRVGDRFWHENAPNPSLNTDRTAFSAAMLREIRKTTFAKIICDNSDNIPFISKQVLEQSKNRVACSYLPTVSLKPWVSHY